From Macaca mulatta isolate MMU2019108-1 chromosome 3, T2T-MMU8v2.0, whole genome shotgun sequence, the proteins below share one genomic window:
- the KRTAP22-1 gene encoding keratin-associated protein 22-1, producing MSFYNNFHSGQGYAKGGLGCSYGCGHSGYGYAFYCPWCYERSWFSGCF from the coding sequence ATGAGTTTTTATAACAACTTCCATAGTGGCCAGGGCTATGCCAAAGGAGGCCTGGGCTGCAGCTATGGCTGTGGTCATAGTGGCTATGGCTATGCCTTCTACTGCCCATGGTGCTATGAAAGATCTTGGTTTTCTGGCTGCTTCTGA
- the KRTAP20-2 gene encoding keratin-associated protein 20-2 — MCYYVSYYGGLGYGYGGLGCSYDCGCGYGRGYGGLGCGYGHGYGGYGYGCSRPSCYGRYWSCGFY; from the coding sequence ATGTGCTACTACGTCAGCTACTATGGCGGTCTGGGTTATGGCTATGGAGGCCTGGGTTGTAGCTATGACTGTGGCTGTGGTTATGGCCGTGGCTATGGAGGCCTGGGCTGTGGCTATGGCCATGGCTATGGCGGCTATGGATATGGCTGCAGCCGCCCATCTTGCTATGGAAGATACTGGTCCTGTGGCTTCTACTGA
- the LOC712173 gene encoding keratin-associated protein 6-1, whose protein sequence is MCSSYYGNYYGTRGYGCCGYGGLGCGYGGLGCGYGSCCGCGFRRLGCGYGYGSRSLCGCGHGCGSGSGYYY, encoded by the exons ATGTGTAGCAGCTACTACGGAAACTACTATGGCACCCGCGGCTATGGGTGCTGTGGCTATGGAGGCCTTGGCTGTGGCTACGGAG GCCTGGGCTGTGGCTATGGCTCCTGCTGTGGCTGTGGCTTCCGCAGACTGGGCTGTGGCTATGGCTATGGCTCCCGTTCCCTCTGTGGCTGTGGCCATGGATGCGGCTCTGGCTCTGGCTACTATTATTGA
- the KRTAP20-1 gene encoding keratin-associated protein 20-1 produces MIDYTNYYGGYGYGGLGCGYGCGYGCGYHGYGGYGNGCCHPSCYGRYWSYGFY; encoded by the coding sequence ATGATTGACTATACTAACTACTATGGTGGCTATGGGTATGGTGGACTTGGCTGTGGCTATGGCTGTGGCTATGGCTGTGGCTATCATGGCTATGGAGGCTACGGAAATGGCTGCTGCCACCCATCTTGTTATGGAAGATACTGGTCATATGGTTTCTACTGA
- the KRTAP20-4 gene encoding LOW QUALITY PROTEIN: putative keratin-associated protein 20-4 (The sequence of the model RefSeq protein was modified relative to this genomic sequence to represent the inferred CDS: inserted 2 bases in 1 codon; substituted 1 base at 1 genomic stop codon), which yields MSYYSHLSGDLGXTAVAVAMGSTVSVGEXGRCRHGCHPSYSAR from the exons ATGTCCTATTACAGCCATCTTTCTGGTGACCTGGG TACAGCTGTGGCTGTGGCTATGGGAAGCACTGTGTCTGTGGGTGAATAAGGCCGGTGCAGACATGGCTGCCACCCATCTTACTCTGCCAGGTAA